Genomic segment of Candidatus Krumholzibacteriia bacterium:
CGAGCCGCCATGGTACAAATGATACTCGAGCCCGTCGTCGGACGCAAGGCACCGCCAGTCTGACGCGCGCGGGCCGAGCCGCGCGCTCAGCTGTTCGGGTTCGACATCCGCTGCGCGATCTGGGCGGAGCTGCCGACGGTGATCACGACGCGGCGGTTCTGCGCCCGGCCCGCGGCGGTTTCGTTGCTGGCCACCGGCTGGCTGGGGCCGTAACCGACGGCGGCGAAGCGCGCATAGTCCACCTTGTACTTGCCGGTCAGGTAGTGCAGCACCGACAGCGCGCGCGCCGTCGAGAGCTCCCAGTTGGTGGCCCACTTGGTCTGATAGTCGACCGGAATGTTCCGGTTGTCGGTGTGACCTTCAATGAGGATGCGCCGGTCGGGATAATCCTTGAGCACGCCCCAGATACGGTCGAGCGTGTTCTTAGCGTCTACGGTGATCAATGCCTGCGCCGAACCGAAGGTAGCGGCACCGTCCATGGTGATGTGGGTGAGCCCGTCTTTCTCTTCCATCAGGATCTTCTTCTGCCGCTCCAGATCCGCGAGCGAGCTGCGCAGCTGTTCGTTCATCTTCTGCTGCTGGGCGACGTCCTGTTCCAGGCCGTTTACTTCCTGATTCAGCCGGGTAATCTCCGTCTGGAGCTCTTCGATCTGGGCTTCCTTCTCGGCCATCAATTTCTTGTTGGAACACCCGGTGAGGGCGAGCGCGGCGCCGAGCGCCACCACGATGAGCGTGGTTTTCATGGCATGCCTCCTGTCTTTCCGGTTTCGCGGTGCCATCATTGTATCACGAATCGGCGCGGGATTCCTCTGAATCGCCCTTTGTTGCCCGCGACGCCGCTACCATTTGTCCCAGTGCGATACCGCCATCGTTGGGCGGGACGCGCTGATGCCAGTACGGCGCAAACCCGGCCGAGGTCAGGCGCGCGATCGTCCCCTCCGCGAGCAGCCGGTTCTGAAAACATCCACCCGTGAGACACACCCGCGGCAACTGCTCGCGCATCGCCACCGCAACAATCATCTCCGCGAGCGTGTTGTGAAACTTGCGCGAGGTGCGCGCAACCGGCGTTCCCACATCGCGATCGGCGAGAATCGCCCGCAACATCGGCGCCCAGTCAAGATCGGCGCCGCGCAGCGCAAAGGGATACGCGTCATCTCCTGTTTCACCTTCGGCGGCAAACTCGAGTTCCATGGCCGCCTGCCCTTCGAACATCGAGCGGGCACGCACACCCGCCAGCGCGGCCACCCCATCGAAGAGGCGCCCCGCGCTCGACGTGGCCACCACGCCGGTGCCGGTGGCGAACATCTGGCGCAGCAGCGAGAATTCCGCGTCCGTGAACACCAGGCGTTCGCGCGTGTCCGCGCGCTCGAAGCAGGCGTCACCCTCCATGGCGTACAGCAATCCCAGCGCGCTGCGCCGCGGCTCGCGCGCCGCACCGTCGCCACCTGGTAGCGGGAACGTGCGCAGGTGCGCCACGCGCAGGAACCCGCCGTCGCGCACGCGCAGGAATTCTCCTCCCCAGATGGTCCGGTCGGAACCAAAGCCGGTTCCGTCCCAGCTCACGCCCAGCACCTCCCCCTCGAGTTCGTTGTCCGCCATGCACGCCAGCACGTGCGCGTGGTGGTGCTGCACGCCGATCCGCCGCGCGGAAAGTGTCTCGGCGAACTGCGTGGATGCGTAGTCGGGGTGAAGATCGTGCGCCACGATGGCGGGCGAGAGCTGATACAGGGCTGGCAGCCGCTGCGCCGTTTCTTGAAAGCCCGCCAGCGCCTGCGGAGTATCGAGGTCACCCAGGTGGTGGCTCAGAAGCAACTGGCCGTCCACCGAGAAGCCGATGGTGCTCTTGAGATGCGCACCCACCGCGAGGATCGCCTCCCCCGGCTCCACGCGGGCGAGTGGCAGCGGCGCATACCCGCGCGCGCGCCGCAACAGCATGGGCCGGGATGCGATGGTGCGCGCGATGGAGTCGTCGGCGTAGCGGGCAATGGGACGGTTGTGCACGAGAAAACAGTCGGCGATCCCCGCCAGCCGATCCAGCGCCTCACGCTCGTCGGTTGCGATGGGCTCGTCGGAGAGGTTGCCACTGGTGGCCACCACCGGGAAGGCGAGATCGCGCATCAGCAGGTGGTGCAGCGGTGAATACGGCAGCACCACGCCGAGGTATGGATTGCCCGGGGCCACCGACGGCGCAACCACGTCCCCGCGCCGCGCGAGCAGCACGATGGGGGCCTCGGGGGACGCGAGCAGCGCCTCCTCCGCCGCCTCCACTCGGCAAATCACCCGCGCCGCCTCCAGATCGGGGAGCATCAGTGCAAACGGCTTTTCCTCCCGCCGCTTGCGGTGCCGCAATTCCCGCACCGCGGCGTCGTTGCGTGCGTCACACATCAGGTGGAACCCGCCCACGCCCTTGACCGCCACGATCTCCCCCGCGCGAATGGCGTTGGCCGCCGCGTGCAGCGCGTCGCCACCCGAAGCGAGAGATTCGCCGGAGGGATTCCATAATTCCAGCCGCGGCCCGCACACCGGACACGCGTTGGGCTGGGCGTGGAAGCGCCGGTCCGCGGGGTTCTCGTATTCCGCGCGGCAATCCGGGCACATATCGAAACCGGCCATGGTGGTGCGCGCACGGTCGTAGGGCAGCGATTCAATGATGGTGAAGCGCGGGCCGCAGTTGGTGCAGTTGGTGAACGCGTAGCCAAACCGGCGATCGGCCGGGTCGAGGATCTCGTGCAGGCAGTCGGGGCAGGTGGCGATGTCGGGGAGCAGGAGCGTGGTGGCGGAACCCGCCACGTTGGACGCGCGCACTTCAAAGACCGTCGCGCCCACCGGATCGAGCCAGCGCGATTCCATGCCTTGGATGATTGCGCGGGGCGGTTTTGCCGCCAGCAGTTCCGGGACGAAGCGCTCCACCGCGGCCTCCGGTCCCTCCACGTCCACCTCCACGCCGGCCGCGGTGTTCACCACCCACCCGGCCAGTCCCAGACCGGTGGCCACGCGGTAGACGGTGGGCCGGAACCCGACCCCCTGTACCACGCCGCGTATGTGGAGATTCAGCCGACGAGCGCCCATGTCCGGCCCCAAGCATAGCCCCGCGGACCCCCCCGGAGGCATTGAAATTACACGCGTTCCGGCGCCGCTCCCCCCGGGCGCCCCGGGGCCCCTGAAAATTCCATATTGACGCTTTGAGAATAGGACAATAAGCTCCCCAACTACAAAGTCACACTCCGGTTTGGTTGGGACGGCGGTTCCGTCGTCTTTGAGTTGGGTGCTTCGACGGACCAAGCGTTCCTCACTCGAGGAGGGTTCGCCATGTCTGATCAGGCGCTTACCGTGTGGCAGGAGATGCAGAACAAGGGTTACACCCGGCGCGACTTCGTCAAGCTCTGCACACTCCTCGCCGCATCCGCCGGTCTCTCGTCCTCATTCATTCCCAAGATCGTCCGAGCACTGGAAACCAAACCACGACCGCCGGTGCTGTGGTTCCACTTCCAGGAATGCACCTGCTGCAGCGAGTCCTTCATCCGCGCGTCGCACCCGCTGGTGGCGGACATCCTCCTCGACCACATCTCGCTTGACTACACCGAGACGCTGCAGGCAGCGGCCGGTGCCCAGGCCGAAGAGGCAATGCACGCCACCATGAAGAAGTTCCCCGGCAAGTACCTGATGCTGGTGGAGGGTTCCGTGCCCACCGCGGATGGCGGCGTGTACTGCTGCATCGGCGGGCGCACCGCAATCGACATCGTGCAGGAAGCGGCCGCGGGTGCCGCGGCGCTGGTGGCGTGGGGCAGTTGCGCGTGCAACGGGTGCATTCAGGCGGCCAAGCCCAACCCGACTTCCGCCACGCCGTTGCACAAGGTGGTCACCGGCAAGCCCATCGTGCGGGTGCCGGGATGCCCGCCCATAGGCGACGTAATGGCGGCGGTTGTGGTGCACATGCTCGCCTTCGATCGCATTCCACAACTCGACGGTCTTGGCCGGCCCAAGGCGTTCTACTCGCGCCGCGTCCACGACACCTGCTACCGCCGTGCCTACTACGACGCGGGGCTGTTCGTG
This window contains:
- a CDS encoding OmpA family protein, whose protein sequence is MKTTLIVVALGAALALTGCSNKKLMAEKEAQIEELQTEITRLNQEVNGLEQDVAQQQKMNEQLRSSLADLERQKKILMEEKDGLTHITMDGAATFGSAQALITVDAKNTLDRIWGVLKDYPDRRILIEGHTDNRNIPVDYQTKWATNWELSTARALSVLHYLTGKYKVDYARFAAVGYGPSQPVASNETAAGRAQNRRVVITVGSSAQIAQRMSNPNS
- the hypF gene encoding carbamoyltransferase HypF is translated as MGARRLNLHIRGVVQGVGFRPTVYRVATGLGLAGWVVNTAAGVEVDVEGPEAAVERFVPELLAAKPPRAIIQGMESRWLDPVGATVFEVRASNVAGSATTLLLPDIATCPDCLHEILDPADRRFGYAFTNCTNCGPRFTIIESLPYDRARTTMAGFDMCPDCRAEYENPADRRFHAQPNACPVCGPRLELWNPSGESLASGGDALHAAANAIRAGEIVAVKGVGGFHLMCDARNDAAVRELRHRKRREEKPFALMLPDLEAARVICRVEAAEEALLASPEAPIVLLARRGDVVAPSVAPGNPYLGVVLPYSPLHHLLMRDLAFPVVATSGNLSDEPIATDEREALDRLAGIADCFLVHNRPIARYADDSIARTIASRPMLLRRARGYAPLPLARVEPGEAILAVGAHLKSTIGFSVDGQLLLSHHLGDLDTPQALAGFQETAQRLPALYQLSPAIVAHDLHPDYASTQFAETLSARRIGVQHHHAHVLACMADNELEGEVLGVSWDGTGFGSDRTIWGGEFLRVRDGGFLRVAHLRTFPLPGGDGAAREPRRSALGLLYAMEGDACFERADTRERLVFTDAEFSLLRQMFATGTGVVATSSAGRLFDGVAALAGVRARSMFEGQAAMELEFAAEGETGDDAYPFALRGADLDWAPMLRAILADRDVGTPVARTSRKFHNTLAEMIVAVAMREQLPRVCLTGGCFQNRLLAEGTIARLTSAGFAPYWHQRVPPNDGGIALGQMVAASRATKGDSEESRADS
- a CDS encoding hydrogenase small subunit is translated as MSDQALTVWQEMQNKGYTRRDFVKLCTLLAASAGLSSSFIPKIVRALETKPRPPVLWFHFQECTCCSESFIRASHPLVADILLDHISLDYTETLQAAAGAQAEEAMHATMKKFPGKYLMLVEGSVPTADGGVYCCIGGRTAIDIVQEAAAGAAALVAWGSCACNGCIQAAKPNPTSATPLHKVVTGKPIVRVPGCPPIGDVMAAVVVHMLAFDRIPQLDGLGRPKAFYSRRVHDTCYRRAYYDAGLFVESWDDEAARKGYCLYKMGCRGPMTYNACSVTRWNEGTSYPIQSGHGCIGCSEANFWDNGPFYQHLASFPGFGIESTADKIGMVATAVTAAGVAAHAVATNIRKRKEIKEAMDAGTPEPEKRGE